The Intrasporangium calvum DSM 43043 sequence GCCCGGCGACCACGTCGGCGTGCACCTCCAGAAGGACGGTCGCTACTACGTCGGCGCCGCCCCTGTCGTCGGCCGCGTGGGGGGACCGGTGCTCAGCGGCCTCGCCGACCTCATCGACGAGGTCGGCGCCGGACGGGTCCGCCTCACCGCCCACCAGAAGCTCGTCATCCTCGACGTTCCCGAGGCGGGGGTGGAGCGACTCGTCGAAGGACTCGAGGGTCTCGGGCTCACGGCCAGGCCGAGTCCCTTCCGGCGCACCACGATGGCGTGCACCGGCATCGAGTTCTGCAAGCTCGCGATCGTCGAGACGAAGGACACGGCCGCGGCGGCGATCACCGAGCTCGAGCGGCGCCTCGCCGATGTCGTCGCCGACGGCAGCCTCGACGAGCCGATCCAGCTCAACGTCAACGGCTGCCCCAACTCCTGCGCCCGGATCCAGACCGCGGACATCGGGCTCAAGGGGCAGATCGTCACCGTCGACGGCCCGGACGGACCGGTCCAGCAAGCCGGGTTCCAGGTGCACCTCGGTGGCGGGCTCTCCACGGTCGAGCGGGACGAAGCCGGTCTCGGGCGCACGGTGCGGGGCCTCAAGGTCACCGCGGCCGAGCTGCCCGACTACGTCGAGCGGGTCATCCGCTCCTTCATCGCCCGACGGAGCGAGGGCGAGACCTTCGCCGCCTGGGCCCTGCGAGCCGAGGACGGTGAGCTCCTGTGAGCGCGGGTTCGCTCCGCACGCCCACGGTGCCGCGTCGCCGCCGCACCGACGAGGAGCTCAAGACCGTCATCGCCGAGTTCGACGCGCGGCTCGCGGCACGCCTGGCGGCGGATCCGACCGACGAGCCGACCGCGGACGAGGTGGCGGCCTGGGCTGCAGAGCACTTCGCGGGGTCGCTCGCCGTGGCCTGCTCGATGGCCGACGCCGTGCTGCCGCACGTCGTGGCCCAGCACGCCCCGGGCGTCGACGTCCTCTTCCTGGACACCGGGTACCACTTCTCGGACACCTTGGTGACGCGCGACATCGTGGCCGCGGACCTGCCGATCACCCTCGTCAACGTCACGCCGGCCCAGACGGTCGCCGAACAGGACGCGGAGTACGGGCCGCGCCTCTACGAGCGGGACCCGGCCCTCTGCTGCCAGCTGCGCAAGGTGGAGCCCCTCGCCCGGACGCTGCCGCTCTACGAGGCATGGGTCACCGGCGTGCGCCGCGAGGAGGCGCCGACCCGGGCGGGCACACCGCTCGTCACGTGGGACGGAAAGAACGGGCTGGTCAAGATCAACCCGCTCGCGGCGTGGACCTTCGACGAGCTCCAGACCTACGCCGTGGACCACCAGGTCGAGGTGAACTCCCTGCTGTCCGACGGCTACCCCTCCATCGGCTGCGAGCCGTGCACGCGCCGGGTCGAGCCGGGCGAGGACCCGAGGGCCGGGCGGTGGGCCGGCTTCACCAAGACCGAGTGCGGTCTGCACACCTGACCTGCGGCCGGCTCGAGCGCCTGGCCGCGCAGCCCTCCACCGAGGAGTCCCGATGAAGTCCGCCCTGCCCCTGGTCGTCGACCTGACCGGACGCCTCGTCGTCGCCGTCGGCGGCGGACCCGTGTCGGCTCGACGGGTCCGTGCCTTCGTCGACGAGGGCGCGGTCGTCCGGGTCGTCTCGCCGTGGGTGTGCGAGGACCTGCGCGACCTGGTCCTCGACGGCACGGTCGAGTGGCAGGCACGCGACTACACGGGGGCCGGCGACCTCGACGGAGCCTGGTTGGTCCACACGGCCGTCGGCGAACCGGAAGTGGACCGACGCGTTGCGGGCGACGCCGAGCGCCTGCGCATCTGGTGTGTGGACGCGACGGATGCGTCCGCGAGGTCCGCCAGCGTCGCCGCCCGCACGGACGTGGCCACCCCGGACGGCCGGGTCACCATCAGCACGTATGCCGCTGGGGACCCCGGTCTGGCGACCTCCCTTCGCGACGGGGTTGCGGAAGCGGTGACCCAGGGCCGGCTCGACCTCCGCAGGACGCGCGAGCGCGTGTCGGCCGACGCCAAGCCCTCAGGGTGGGTCGCGCTCGTCGGGGGCGGTCCAGGCAGCGACGGCCTCCTCACGGCTCGCGGTCACGAGCTGCTGCGCTCCGCCGACGTCGTCGTCGTCGACCGGCTCGCACCCCGCGGGCTCCTCGAGCGGCTGCCCGCCTCCGTGCGGGTCGTCGACGTCGGCAAGACGCCCGGCCACCACGCAGTGCCGCAGTGGCGGATCAACGAGATCCTCGTCGAGGAGGCGTCCCGGGGGCTCGGCGTCGTGCGTCTCAAGGGCGGTGACCCCTACGTCCTCGGACGGGGCGGCGAGGAGCGGCAGGCGTGCGAGGCCGCAGGGCTGGCTGTCGAGGTCGTCCCAGGGGTGACGAGCGCCGTGTCCGTCCCCGCGGCCGCCGGGATCCCCGTGACGCACCGCGGGGTCGCACGCGGCTTCACCGTGGTCACGGGGCACGAGGCGATCCCGGGGCTCCCGACGGGCGGCGACCACACGCTCGTCCTCCTCATGGG is a genomic window containing:
- a CDS encoding phosphoadenylyl-sulfate reductase, which encodes MSAGSLRTPTVPRRRRTDEELKTVIAEFDARLAARLAADPTDEPTADEVAAWAAEHFAGSLAVACSMADAVLPHVVAQHAPGVDVLFLDTGYHFSDTLVTRDIVAADLPITLVNVTPAQTVAEQDAEYGPRLYERDPALCCQLRKVEPLARTLPLYEAWVTGVRREEAPTRAGTPLVTWDGKNGLVKINPLAAWTFDELQTYAVDHQVEVNSLLSDGYPSIGCEPCTRRVEPGEDPRAGRWAGFTKTECGLHT
- the cobA gene encoding uroporphyrinogen-III C-methyltransferase, which codes for MKSALPLVVDLTGRLVVAVGGGPVSARRVRAFVDEGAVVRVVSPWVCEDLRDLVLDGTVEWQARDYTGAGDLDGAWLVHTAVGEPEVDRRVAGDAERLRIWCVDATDASARSASVAARTDVATPDGRVTISTYAAGDPGLATSLRDGVAEAVTQGRLDLRRTRERVSADAKPSGWVALVGGGPGSDGLLTARGHELLRSADVVVVDRLAPRGLLERLPASVRVVDVGKTPGHHAVPQWRINEILVEEASRGLGVVRLKGGDPYVLGRGGEERQACEAAGLAVEVVPGVTSAVSVPAAAGIPVTHRGVARGFTVVTGHEAIPGLPTGGDHTLVLLMGVSLLEQTVTALVAQGRSLDSPVAIVERGFSPTQRTTVGTLSSIAELAREREVGSPAVIVVGDVVRLSPEWPGDPAG